The Babylonia areolata isolate BAREFJ2019XMU chromosome 2, ASM4173473v1, whole genome shotgun sequence genome segment cacagagttgaaagCAGGTGAAGTGTTCCATGTATGCTATACCACATCCAATGtaaatattaaaataaaataaaaagtaatgaacaaaagaaaatgaaataaagcaacaAACCAGATGGGAAGAAATgaacatgtggaaaaaaaaaggtaaaaaaaaaatttaaaaaaaattgaaaaaaggccAAAAACAAAGCATGAAAGCAAAGAGGAAATGTAAGTTCTGtttcttgcacagaatttccaaaagaCAGGGATACTATTTTACACCTTTACCACTCGGAACTGAAACAGACACTCCCCTGCATGTCAATCAACTTGTCAGTCCAATCAAAGAATACTGATTTCtttaacaacaaaagaaaaaaaatccagtttgatcaTCTTCACTGAATCTACAATAAAACAATTGTGCACAATGTGATGTAAACCCCcagaaagaatttttaaaaaagaaaaaaaaacataaacgaaGTAAAATCCAACCAACCAATAATCAAGAAAAACAATTACAACCAACGAAAGATACGGGTAGGAGTACTTCTGTATTATACACATTTCTGCATTGCATTATCACGATtaaattttttcccctttatgATAAAGTGGCCCATGGACCCTGGCCATAAACTTTTCAGTCATGCAAAAAACAGTCATTCCCATCCATTCAAAAAGGAACAAATGTGAAAAAAACTTgctccacacacatatgcagtagAATGGATGgactttgagaaagaaaaaaaaagtcacaatgcATGGAGCCTGTCACCGATAACATGATGAAGTATGGTTTGAACAtcaaaaaaacaacttccattTTTCAAAAGAGTTATTATACAGTTATATTCTGCAGATTTTTAATTTATAGGTTATGCAGATAGGGAAAAAATCTTGAATGCATGATCAGTTACTGTAACCCCACATCCACTGCGTGATCACGATTCACGTGTAGTGAAATATGGGAACTGCTTCTGAAACACTGACGTGTCTGAAGCTCTGGATTCACCATGGACTATAATTTAAGGAGGCAGACTGACAAAATCTCCGTTACCCCCTGCTCTTCCTTCAGACATCTTGCTCCTGAGGGCTTCGACCATCCTGCCCAGCTGGTAGTGTTCGGCTTCCGTGCGAAGTTCACTCAGAAGGCGCACATCATTAGGCGGCAAGTGCAGCAGACTGGCCGGCCCATCCCGCAGGAAGTTCAAAATATGACGAAAATGTGTTCCATCTCGGTCGATAAAATAACTGCCATCTTTGTCAGCGGTCAAGGCATGCTGCCCACTGAACATCATCTTCAGCGTTGACCCTTCCTCCTTCAGTAGAGTTTGCACCGACGTGGTGTAGCGCACTCCACCGACATTCAGTTCCACTTTGCTGGCAGTGATTGCATTCTGTGCAGCCATTTCCGCAGTTTCCTTTTCAAACTTGCCTTTGTTGGTTAGGAATTCAGTCAACATAGATTTGAATTTGGCCAGCTTGGAGTTGAGCTCGTGGTCCCGCTCATTCAGCTCCTTTTCCCGGTCAGCAAGTCTTTTCTCCTGCAAAGCAGCCTCGTCCATCTTGGTCTTGAGCTGCTGTTCTTTTATCTGGTAGTTTTCTCTGGCTGTTTTCAGCAGCTGCCCAGCTCTCCCTTCCACTTTGTTTCTCTGATCAACCACCAGGTTGTTGAACTCAGATACTGAATCATCCAGCAGCTGCTTCATTTCTCCATCCCAGTCAGTGCTTGGAACTTCAGCTTGAAATATGTTGCTCAAAGACAAACTTGAGAATACACTGGGCACTGCATGAGCTGCAGAGCTGGCATCAGGAGACTGGCCTGTCAGTATGGGTGACAGGACCTCAAGGCACAGAGTTAACCTCCATTcgttgacaacaaaaacagtggaCAGATCCTCCTTGGAGGCATCACCCTTGGAAGCAATACCAGGGTAGGGGGAAGcagctgtctgtcttttctgcagAGCGTCCAGAACATCAAGGTATTTCTGACAGAGAATCATTCCAACTGAAGTGTGGTTCCTGTCATACAAGTGCAAATTCTCAAGAAGAATATCAACCCCTTCATCGCTGAATGACATCCACATGCGAACCTTTGTACCAGGATTAATCTTGAGAACGCATCGGATCTGAAACTCAATGTAATCCAGTGATTCCCAGAAATAAATGTTAATGTAAGGTTGCTTCACATCTGCCTCAAGATCCTTCAGGAGGCAGCAGTGTACAGTGAGAAAGTCCAGCTTGTTATCAGCAAGCACGTAAGTATTGTCTCCTTGTTCTGCATCTCTAACACTAGCTGGAAGGGTGATGCAGACATAGGTTGCCATGGAGGATCTTCTCCGAAAGGGGTACTGACTTTCTAAACCATACCATGATGCCAGAATAATCCAACTCTTTTCTCCCACATACATATTGTTGTCATCCCAGTCAGAAGCAGAAATGGGAGGGATGGTGAAACTGGAAGTTTCATCTGCTTCAATGAATTTCTGCAGAGCAGCCACCCACTGTTTGGAAACCGCATATTCCAACGCATCTGTGGTGACAGCCAGCTCTTTCTGAAGCTTTTGTATGAAACGTAACTGGATAGATCTTGGTGGCGCATTGGCTGCCATGTTGAGTTTGTCACACACgttccctgcaacacacactgtgtacatttTACTTGACATACGCAGCAGAGTCAAAGCTGCTATGGCCTGGCTTCACATAAAtcggagtgtgtgtctgtgcctgtgcctctgtgtgtgtatgtgtatgtgtgtgttttcaaataggttcttgttcttgttgcttatagccgactgcacagggccatactgattaggactgtcaaaccatacaaatgctcagccacgtgaacacaaaactgtcacatctgtaATCTAAAAAAACACTAAGATAAACCCACAAATtactgacatgacacagtaacccccctccttagggcaaataagactaggccatgctgaagacgccagccattccgtttaatctatcatccccagattgtgaaaaatcatgaaggaaaaaagcaatacttcaaagtcaaacaaaaaacaaaaacaaaaaaaaaacataaaaaatatagGAAAATAACACTGCAGATTGGGCAACTAGctcccatcccagtgtttacaatctcactacctaatcgccagagcaaaacagcacagatcaTATATCATAGGCAgtggaaaatagaaaaaaagtgtcaaagcttgcttgaaaaaagaaaagggaatggaccaggaaggcagaaaaaggagacaacagtgaaggaagaaaaaaaaaaggcagaaacaaagagagtgatagtggaactgcgatggacgaacccgggtgtggccgtgtatgggggaatctaaatgagcggcgtgggagtaatgccactgaaacggtgcagatgatggggcagcaaaaaaaaaaaaaggcagtgatAGAAAAGAGGTAATTTCTAGAACAGAATTTCCATAAGCCGagaatgctatttatactgaaagacccccagcatccccacagtTTTCAAATAGGTACAGACATTTTTATAATATTGGAATGATACCTAAAAACATAAATTCACTCAAATCTGGTTGTAAGCAAGAACGATCAACATGCAGTCTGGAATTTTGTTTGAACaaactttgtatgtgtgtgttagtgagtgtgtgtgtgtgtgcatgtgtatgtgtgtgagcatgcatagtGTCTGATatcagtgtgtttgtctgcacTTGGGGGTCAATTTGTTTTTGTTACACTTTTGTTAAGTTTTGTACTGATTTTATTTCCAGAACAAAAATATTTCCTGTCATATGCTCTTTTTCATTTCCTGAAAAATATATCATACATTACGCAAGTGCATGTGCACTGGACCTTGTTTTCATACATGCAGTTGTTTGATCTCTGAAGACtgccacccagaccaccactcaaaatctTTAAGAGGCAAATGAATGATTTCATTTCTGCTTGCACCAGCCTTGAGCTGATTAAGAGTATGTGGGGAACtctctttttctactttttttccaAATAAAATGCCATTCAGATCTTGCTTTTTTACAAGAATGGAACGTGGCGGCCCACATTGCGAGTGCCATCTGTATATATTGCTCGCATCAGTCAGAcgagacaaacaacagcagaccTAATCATACTATGATGTTACAAAATTTAACAGTTTAATTAACAATAAGTAAAatgtgacagagaaagggaaactgCTCACAATGATGAAAAAAAGGCGTTTACGGAAGTTTCTAATCATGGCTGACTGGCCCTACTTTTGGTTTCAGAACCACGTCAGTATGGTGTGACAGAAGAGTAATGAAATCATAACACCCCTTGTGACAGCAAATCCGCTATGCTGTCTTCGTTCACTTAGGGTTAACatgatttttaaaaatcagtTTACCTCTGATAATGCTGCCAATGTGCAATCGACAATCGCCCTGGCTTGCTCGTTGGTGGAGAAACTAGCAGCAGACTCTCGTTTACAAGAGACAGATACGCAGTTGTCTTCCGCTGTTGGAGGCTGTGTTCAGATCCTGACCCGCCCGTTGGTGTTGCCTTCTTTTGCTGCCACTGCCTTTCCTATtctattgcgtgtgtgtgtgtgacatatattttctgacgtgtgagtgtgtgtgtgtttaatacctTGAGTCGACTTATATGCTATGAATATGTAGTATCTGTATGTAGGTGTTGTCGTTTACTAGTATTCCAGGTGcacatttgcatttttttttttaatcttgcctTCATCcaacccttcttcttttttctaagtTTTATTACCAGCATGTTTATGCCTTTATCATTTGGCATTGGTATTGAGCAGAGTAGACCCTACAAAGAAGTCATTTTTACTTGTTCagcttcaaacacacatacacgttctcacatatatacacatcacatgaacacatacagaaagagagagctgaaATTAGAAATGATTTGACACATGTGAGAGT includes the following:
- the LOC143279306 gene encoding uncharacterized protein LOC143279306; translation: MAANAPPRSIQLRFIQKLQKELAVTTDALEYAVSKQWVAALQKFIEADETSSFTIPPISASDWDDNNMYVGEKSWIILASWYGLESQYPFRRRSSMATYVCITLPASVRDAEQGDNTYVLADNKLDFLTVHCCLLKDLEADVKQPYINIYFWESLDYIEFQIRCVLKINPGTKVRMWMSFSDEGVDILLENLHLYDRNHTSVGMILCQKYLDVLDALQKRQTAASPYPGIASKGDASKEDLSTVFVVNEWRLTLCLEVLSPILTGQSPDASSAAHAVPSVFSSLSLSNIFQAEVPSTDWDGEMKQLLDDSVSEFNNLVVDQRNKVEGRAGQLLKTARENYQIKEQQLKTKMDEAALQEKRLADREKELNERDHELNSKLAKFKSMLTEFLTNKGKFEKETAEMAAQNAITASKVELNVGGVRYTTSVQTLLKEEGSTLKMMFSGQHALTADKDGSYFIDRDGTHFRHILNFLRDGPASLLHLPPNDVRLLSELRTEAEHYQLGRMVEALRSKMSEGRAGGNGDFVSLPP